A stretch of Apis cerana isolate GH-2021 linkage group LG1, AcerK_1.0, whole genome shotgun sequence DNA encodes these proteins:
- the LOC108003484 gene encoding serine/threonine-protein kinase MARK2 isoform X14, with the protein MENQERSLFTRMQPSRDSIRLQMGRKGFEAGKVTSTTESSKQCQIGERHSTKEHISPTSSGKYVATPRPTMDNLKQWELVECGHNLRVVEKRILKPLEQISGMDIERISCFPGKKTLPENVAIDANLEEKLKAFKDSKIVQPIMAPQQESTDDAKVPINLELILKQRKGSAIESTDMLQRLEQQVKAIEMDTLATRMRQLEFSSDFEPEIRYADLHRYREHEDLLRNVTDNEAEGSPLHRGDATRNSTGNAGIVTKKASAKLSRTASDSRRGQEAEVLLRAQARVSQARVLIQANNAKKHQRQQQQRQSNAVRPLSTVTQKSAQNEKETGDGVGVSSSGGRLSSRSRTSEEPHIGKYKLLKTIGKGNFAKVKLAKHVPTGKEVAIKIIDKTQLNPGSLQKLFREVRIMKMLDHPNIVKLFQVIETEKTLYLVMEYASGGEVFDYLVLHGRMKEKEARAKFRQIVSAVQYCHQKKIIHRDLKAENLLLDSEMNIKIADFGFSNEFTPGNKLDTFCGSPPYAAPELFQGKKYDGPEVDVWSLGVILYTLVSGSLPFDGSTLRELRERVLRGKYRIPFYMSTDCENLLKKFLVLNPTKRASLETIMKDKWMNMGYDDDELKPYLEPEPDYKDHKRIGESAKALASMGYTRSEIEDSLGQAKYDDVFATYLLLGRKTTDPESDGSRSGSSLSLRNIPPQAGSGGGGSGGGGGSGGGTGGAVQSPSHRGVHRSISASNPKPSRRVSSGLETLRAAPSPGNATNHNHATPTTGGTVTGNTGSNFKRQNTVDAATIKENTARVSASRPSAPKNSPGQLDTMTMFILGVGTSPGGRAWAGKSNTMNAGVGSGRPLTSPAPGSVGRRSTISYDQAKTSSSSTERTNDTPSLGVSPSNRLATPTTPAFPRNVPSRSTFHSGQNRAQRNHTQGHTHTQDTNAISPLARPSFFSKLSSRFSKRT; encoded by the exons ATGGAGAATCAAGAGAGATCGCTATTCACTCGGATGCAGCCGAGCAGAGATTCGATCCGATTACAAATGGGGCGAAAAGGGTTCGAGGCAGGGAAGGTAACGTCAACGACGGAGAGCAGCAAACAATGCCAGATCGGTGAACGCCATTCCACGAAAGAACATATCAGTCCTACTTCTTCCGGAAAGTACGTGGCGACGCCTCGTCCGACGATGGACAATCTAAAGCAATGGGAATTGGTAGAGTGCGGTCACAATTTGCGAGTGGTGGAAAAGAGAATCCTGAAACCTCTGGAACAGATATCGGGAATGGATATTGAACGTATCTCGTGTTTTCCTGGAAAGAAAACTCTTCCTGAGAACGTAGCCATCGATGCGAATCTCGAAGAGAAGTTGAAAGCTTTCAAAGACTCGAAGATCGTTCAACCCATTATGGCGCCTCAACAGGAATCTACCGATGATGCGAAAGTCCCGATTAATCTCGAACTAATCCTGAAACAGCGGAAAGGCTCGGCTATCGAGAGTACGGATATGCTTCAACGATTAGAACAGCAGGTCAAGGCCATCGAAATGGACACTCTTGCAACTAGAATGCGCCAGTTGGAGTTTAGCTCGGATTTCGAGCCGGAAATTCGATACGCGGACCTTCACCGATACAGGGAACACGAGGATCTACTTCGAAACGTGACGGATAACGAGGCCGAGGG GTCTCCATTACACCGAGGAGATGCGACGAGGAATTCGACGGGAAATGCAGGCATCGTTACGAAGAAAGCTTCGGCGAAATTATCAAGGACAGCCTCGGACTCGAGGCGGGGACAGGAAGCGGAAGTACTCCTTCGAGCGCAAGCTAGGGTGTCACAAGCGCGCGTATTGATACAGGCTAACAACGCAAAGAAACATCAACGTCAACAGCAACAGCGACAGAGCAATGCGGTCAGACCATTGTCAACCGTCACGCAGAAGAGTGCGCAAAATGAGAAGGAG ACAGGGGATGGCGTGGGAGTGTCGAGTAGCGGTGGTCGACTCTCTTCTCGAAGTCGAACCTCGGAGGAACCCCACATCGGCAAGTACAAATTACTTAAAACGATTGGCAAAGGTAATTTTGCCAAGGTAAAACTTGCCAAACATGTACCTACCGGAAAAGAAGTGGCTATCAAAATTATTGACAAGACTCAACTAAATCCCGGTAGCCTTCAAAAA TTGTTCCGAGAAGTAAGAATAATGAAGATGCTCGATCATCCGAATATAGTGAAACTTTTCCAAGTGATCGAGACTGAGAAAACATTGTACCTGGTAATGGAATACGCCAGTGGTGGCGAAGTTTTTGACTATTTGGTCCTACATGgtcgaatgaaagaaaaggaggCTAGAGCGAAGTTCCGGCAAATTGTCTCTGCTGTGCAATACTGCCATCAAAAAAAGATCATCCATAGGGATTTAAAGGCTGAAAATTTACTACTCGATAGCGAGATGAACATCAAAATCGCCGATTTTGGTTTCAGCAATGAATTCACACCAGGCAACAAGTTGGATACTTTCTGCGGATCACCTCCTTATGCAGCACCTGAACTTTTTCAag GTAAAAAGTACGATGGACCCGAAGTAGATGTGTGGTCGTTGGGAGTAATATTATACACTTTAGTGTCTGGATCACTGCCCTTCGACGGTTCGACACTGAGAGAATTGAGGGAACGAGTATTACgaggaaaatatcgaattccATTTTACATGTCCACGGATTGtgaaaatcttttgaaaaagtttctgGTGCTTAACCCGACAAAACGGGCATCCTTAGAG ACTATTATGAAGGACAAATGGATGAACATGGGATATGATGACGACGAATTGAAACCGTACTTAGAACCTGAACCTGATTATAAAGACCACAAGAGGATAGGTGAGTCTGCCA AGGCCCTGGCTAGTATGGGATATACAAGAAGTGAAATAGAAGATTCCTTAGGACAAGCAAAGTACGATGACGTATTCGCCACCTATTTACTCTTAGGAAGAAAGACAACTGAT CCTGAATCAGATGGCTCGCGATCAGGCAGTTCGTTGTCATTGCGCAACATTCCACCGCAAGCTGGTTCAGGTGGTGGTGGAAGTGGTGGTGGAGGAGGAAGTGGAGGAGGTACTGGTGGTGCTGTGCAGAGTCCGTCGCATAGAGGTGTTCATAGAAGTATCTCTGCTAGCAATCCAAAACCGAGTAGACGAGTTTCATCCGGTCTCGAAACGCTTC gAGCAGCGCCGAGCCCAGGAAATGCAACGAACCATAATCACGCAACTCCTACGACTGGTGGAACTGTAACTGGAAACACTGGTAGTAATTTTAAGAGACAAAATACTGTGGATGCGGCCACGATCAAAGAGAATACTGCTCGCGTTTCTGCGAGCCGACCTTCGGCTCCTAAAAACAGTCCTGGCCAATTAGATACTA TGACAATGTTCATTCTAGGCGTGGGTACAAGTCCCGGTGGTAGAGCATGGGCAGGAAAGAGCAACACAATGAATGCAGGGGTAGGTAGTGGTCGGCCTCTTACTTCACCTGCCCCTGGTTCTGTTGGTCGACGTAGTACCATCTCTTATGATCAAGCGAAAACGTCCTCTTCATCTACCGAAAGAACCAACGATACACCCAG tTTGGGTGTGTCTCCAAGTAATAGACTGGCAACACCTACAACACCAGCATTTCCTCGAAATGTTCCAAGCCGTAGTACGTTTCATTCTGGTCAGAATAGAGCTCAGCGAAATCATACTCAG GGTCACACGCATACACAGGACACGAATGCAATTAGTCCACTAGCGAGACCGTCCTTTTTCTCCAAATTGTCCTCAAGATTCTCCAAACG